From Danio aesculapii chromosome 18, fDanAes4.1, whole genome shotgun sequence, a single genomic window includes:
- the c18h3orf33 gene encoding protein C3orf33 homolog yields the protein MPSLSADDKEDDKPSNNLIARLSNFADDHLTIVRSISTCVGLAGLLIVARSIRLMTKFGSGTDIPARFIERNISIRGRLRNITEKGLEVEHIPIAVPLLSRLLAKRQTVALLDVHLAGVELTSEGHHWIGQQLRPAETVWLRLIARQNETLHCLVSVNKGSLFNTCVNEELLRLGLARTSPLVGLDPHSQIYWSLYKRLLRAESKAEKKGKGLWKEESRWERFTDVLRNNMLLVSLKKLFKWRSGTKKK from the exons ATGCCGTCACTTTCTGCAGATGACAAAGAGGATGATAAACCCTCTAACAATCTCATTGCACGTTTATCAAACTTTGCTGACGATCATTTGACAATTGTCCGG AGCATCAGCACATGTGTTGGTCTCGCGGGGCTTCTCATAGTAGCAAGGAGCATCAGGCTg ATGACAAAATTCGGCTCCGGCACTGATATTCCAGCACGGTTCATTGAGAGAAATATCAGTATCAGAGGACGACTGAGAAATATCACAGAGAAAGGGCTTGAAGTGGAACACATTCCAATTGCTGTCCCTTTACTCAGTCGCCTGCTTGCTAAAC GTCAGACTGTGGCCCTCCTGGATGTGCATTTGGCTGGGGTGGAGCTGACCTCAGAAGGGCACCACTGGATCGGTCAACAGCTGAGACCCGCTGAGACGGTTTGGCTCCGGCTGATTGCTCGACAGAATGAGACCCTCCACTGCCTAGTGTCAGTTAACAAG GGCTCCCTCTTTAACACTTGTGTAAATGAGGAACTTTTAAGACTTGGTTTGGCTAGGACGTCTCCTCTTGTGGGTCTGGACCCTCACTCTCAGATTTACTGGAGTCTCTATAAGCGCTTACTTCGTGCTGAAAGCAAAGCTGAGAAGAAAGGAAAAGGCCTCTGGAAGGAAGAGAGTCGCTGGGAGAGATTTACTGATGTCTTGAGGAACAATATGCTGCTCGTCTCACTTAAGAAACTCTTCAAATGGAGATCTGGCACTAAAAAGAAGTGA